The following coding sequences are from one Sporomusaceae bacterium window:
- the nuoF gene encoding NADH-quinone oxidoreductase subunit NuoF, whose translation MQHVRAHVLICAGTGCTASGASKVEAALREELVKKGLDKEIMVVETGCHGFCEMGPLVIVYPEGTFYVRVQAEDVPELVESHLYKGRIVQRLLYKEPVTHESIPNYSELSFYKKQMRMVLANCGHINPEIIEEYIAVGGYEALGKALTTMTPEQVVDEMKKSGLRGRGGGGFPTGMKWDFTRKAAGDKKYVVCNADEGDPGAFMDRSVLEGDPHRVIEGMAVCGYAIGADEGYLYVRAEYPLAIKRLRIAIKQAEDLGLLGDNIFGSGFNFRLKIKEGAGAFVCGEETALLASIEGKRGMPRPRPPFPAISGLWGKPTNINNVETFANVPQIITKGADWYASIGTEKSKGTKVFALTGRINHTGLAEVPMGITMREIIFDIGGGIPGGKKYKAVQIGGPSGGCLPEQLLDLPVDYDSLIQAGAMMGSGGLVVMDETTCMVDLAKFFLTFTQSESCGKCTPCREGTKRMLEILTRITEGEGKESDIALLESMAKNIKTSALCGLGQTAPNPVLSTLRYFRHEYEAHIKEKRCPAGACTKLAGYRITEACKGCGLCTKTCPVAAISGEIKSQHTIDEAICIKCGACLTKCPFKAIIKG comes from the coding sequence ATGCAACACGTGAGAGCTCACGTACTCATTTGCGCCGGCACCGGCTGTACCGCCTCGGGAGCGTCGAAGGTCGAAGCGGCGCTGCGCGAGGAACTGGTCAAGAAGGGCCTCGACAAGGAGATCATGGTCGTGGAGACCGGCTGCCACGGTTTCTGCGAGATGGGCCCGCTGGTTATCGTATATCCTGAAGGCACTTTCTATGTCCGCGTTCAGGCCGAGGACGTGCCCGAGCTGGTGGAAAGCCACCTTTACAAGGGCCGGATCGTACAGCGCCTGCTGTATAAGGAGCCGGTCACCCACGAGAGCATCCCCAATTACAGCGAGCTGAGCTTCTACAAAAAACAGATGCGGATGGTGCTTGCCAACTGCGGCCACATCAATCCCGAGATAATCGAAGAGTATATCGCCGTCGGCGGTTACGAGGCCCTGGGCAAAGCGCTGACCACGATGACTCCCGAGCAGGTTGTCGACGAGATGAAGAAGTCGGGCCTGCGCGGCCGTGGGGGCGGCGGCTTCCCGACCGGTATGAAGTGGGACTTCACCCGCAAGGCCGCCGGCGATAAGAAATATGTCGTCTGTAACGCCGACGAGGGCGATCCGGGCGCGTTCATGGACCGCAGCGTCCTGGAAGGCGACCCCCACCGCGTCATCGAGGGCATGGCCGTGTGCGGTTACGCCATCGGCGCCGACGAAGGCTACCTGTATGTGCGGGCCGAGTACCCGCTGGCGATCAAACGCCTGAGAATCGCCATCAAGCAGGCCGAAGACCTCGGGCTGCTGGGCGACAACATCTTCGGCTCGGGCTTCAATTTCCGCCTGAAGATCAAAGAAGGCGCCGGCGCGTTCGTGTGCGGCGAAGAGACCGCCCTGTTGGCCTCGATCGAAGGCAAGCGCGGCATGCCGCGGCCCCGTCCGCCCTTCCCGGCCATTTCCGGTCTGTGGGGCAAGCCGACCAATATCAACAATGTCGAGACGTTCGCCAACGTGCCGCAGATTATCACCAAGGGCGCCGACTGGTACGCCAGCATCGGCACCGAGAAGAGCAAAGGCACGAAGGTCTTCGCCCTTACCGGCCGTATCAACCACACCGGCCTCGCCGAGGTGCCGATGGGCATCACGATGCGCGAGATCATCTTCGATATCGGCGGAGGCATCCCCGGCGGCAAGAAGTATAAAGCCGTCCAGATCGGCGGCCCCTCGGGCGGCTGTCTCCCCGAACAGTTGCTTGACCTGCCTGTCGACTACGATTCCCTCATCCAGGCCGGCGCGATGATGGGCTCCGGCGGCCTGGTGGTCATGGACGAGACGACCTGTATGGTCGACCTGGCCAAGTTCTTCCTCACCTTCACCCAGTCGGAGTCCTGCGGCAAATGCACCCCCTGCCGCGAGGGCACGAAGCGGATGCTGGAGATTCTTACCCGCATCACCGAAGGTGAAGGCAAGGAAAGCGATATCGCCCTGCTCGAGAGCATGGCCAAGAATATCAAGACCTCGGCGCTGTGCGGCCTCGGTCAGACGGCCCCCAATCCGGTGCTCAGCACACTGCGCTATTTCCGGCACGAATATGAGGCCCACATTAAAGAGAAGCGCTGCCCGGCCGGGGCGTGCACCAAGCTGGCCGGCTACAGGATCACCGAGGCCTGCAAGGGCTGCGGCCTGTGCACCAAGACCTGCCCGGTGGCGGCCATCAGCGGCGAGATCAAGTCCCAGCATACGATCGACGAGGCGATCTGCATCAAGTGCGGCGCCTGCCTGACCAAGTGTCCGTTCAAGGCCATCATCAAGGGCTAA
- a CDS encoding ATP-binding protein yields the protein MRELALHILDLVQNSLEAGANRVLLEIIEDSSADTLTIRVSDNGRGMDADTRRRVLDPFVTTRTTRRVGLGLPLIDMSTRQCGGYLKIDSEVGQGTTVEAVYRHSHLDRPPLGNLAATVKTLVIANPDTELTYRHLVDNAVFSLATGELTEILGDMPLSHPDVIVWLDEYIAANEANLYGGVQHENS from the coding sequence ATGCGGGAACTGGCGCTCCATATTTTGGATCTTGTCCAGAATTCCCTGGAAGCTGGGGCAAACCGGGTTTTGCTGGAGATTATCGAGGACAGTAGTGCGGATACCCTGACCATCCGCGTGTCCGACAACGGACGGGGCATGGACGCCGACACCCGGCGCCGCGTTCTCGACCCCTTTGTCACGACCCGCACGACGCGCAGGGTGGGGCTGGGTTTACCGCTGATCGATATGTCCACCAGGCAGTGCGGTGGGTATCTGAAGATCGATTCCGAGGTGGGCCAAGGCACCACGGTGGAGGCGGTTTACCGCCACAGCCATCTGGACCGCCCGCCGCTCGGCAACCTCGCCGCGACGGTGAAAACGCTGGTAATCGCTAATCCGGATACCGAGCTGACCTACCGGCATCTGGTGGATAACGCCGTTTTCTCCCTCGCTACCGGCGAGCTGACCGAGATATTGGGCGATATGCCCCTGTCGCACCCGGATGTAATTGTATGGCTCGACGAGTATATAGCGGCCAATGAGGCCAATTTGTACGGAGGTGTACAGCATGAAAACAGTTGA
- the nuoE gene encoding NADH-quinone oxidoreductase subunit NuoE has protein sequence MNSNHEQKCCCGGKGGASNMAKLDEILAKYQGAKGALIPVLQEAQDAYGYLPKDVIVRIGEKMSIPTSQIYGVATFYAQFHLNPRGKNIIRVCQGTACHVRGAKAILKALEDTLKVTAGKTTPDLKFTLETVACIGACGLSPVMMVNDDTHGRLTPEIVPEILGRYS, from the coding sequence ATGAACAGCAATCATGAACAGAAGTGCTGCTGCGGCGGCAAGGGCGGCGCCAGCAACATGGCGAAGCTGGACGAGATTCTGGCCAAGTACCAGGGCGCGAAAGGGGCGCTTATCCCCGTCCTGCAGGAGGCCCAGGACGCTTACGGCTACCTGCCCAAAGACGTCATCGTGAGGATCGGGGAGAAGATGAGTATCCCGACCAGCCAGATTTATGGCGTGGCCACCTTCTACGCCCAGTTCCACCTCAATCCGCGCGGTAAGAATATCATCCGCGTATGCCAGGGGACGGCCTGCCACGTCCGTGGCGCCAAGGCCATTTTAAAGGCGCTGGAAGACACTCTGAAAGTCACCGCCGGCAAGACGACACCCGACCTGAAGTTCACCCTGGAGACGGTGGCCTGTATCGGCGCCTGCGGCCTGTCGCCGGTCATGATGGTCAACGACGATACCCACGGGCGGCTGACGCCGGAGATCGTGCCGGAAATTCTCGGCCGTTACTCCTAA
- a CDS encoding (2Fe-2S) ferredoxin domain-containing protein — MKTVEDLKRMREQFQSQTKLRHAGGIQIIVGMGTCGIAAGAREVMSAILDEIAKRKLQDVTVRQTGCIGMCEKEVLVDVVRPDEPRITYGKVTPAAVAKIVGEHVVNGRIVEELVVGKISQ, encoded by the coding sequence ATGAAAACAGTTGAGGACTTAAAGCGCATGCGCGAACAGTTCCAGTCGCAGACCAAGCTGCGCCACGCAGGCGGTATACAGATCATAGTCGGCATGGGCACGTGCGGTATCGCCGCCGGGGCGCGGGAAGTAATGTCCGCCATCCTCGACGAGATCGCCAAGCGCAAGCTGCAGGACGTGACCGTCCGCCAGACCGGCTGCATCGGTATGTGCGAGAAGGAAGTCCTGGTCGATGTCGTCCGTCCCGACGAACCGCGCATAACCTACGGTAAGGTTACGCCGGCCGCCGTCGCCAAGATAGTCGGTGAGCATGTGGTCAACGGCCGGATCGTGGAAGAGCTGGTCGTCGGCAAGATTTCTCAATAG